The Blautia hydrogenotrophica DSM 10507 genome window below encodes:
- a CDS encoding cell division topological specificity factor MinE, whose product MWSFLTEKRKSSKIAKDRMKLLLVSERMNCSTQTIIMMQNDFQKTAARYFPVKDTGVTFEIKDQPPTLRICIPLQIKNNSR is encoded by the coding sequence ATGTGGTCGTTCCTGACAGAAAAAAGAAAATCCAGTAAGATTGCAAAAGATAGAATGAAACTGCTTTTGGTTTCGGAACGGATGAACTGCTCCACACAGACAATTATCATGATGCAGAATGATTTTCAGAAGACAGCGGCCCGCTATTTTCCAGTCAAAGACACTGGCGTGACTTTCGAGATCAAAGATCAGCCGCCAACCCTGCGAATCTGCATCCCCCTTCAGATAAAGAATAATTCTAGGTGA
- a CDS encoding FtsW/RodA/SpoVE family cell cycle protein, with translation MIKQYKLRFYNFRLVILLLSISTIGVLLVGSAMESLRSKQLMGVILGLIAMVIVSLMDFSWILNFYWIMYIFNIVMLLGVRIFGSTAGGATRWLNLGFIQFQPTELSKIILILFFAKFFMDHEEDLNTVRTIAKAALLLLVPLVLICIQPDLKNTITVIVLFCVLIYMAGLSYKVIGGAVLIAVPLLIIFLSIVVQPDQKLIKDYQRDRIMSWLYPENEEYSDDIEQQRNSIIAIGSGELTGKGLNNNSVSSANKGNFVSQIQTDFIFAVAGEELGFLGCVLIILLLLFICWECLRMSLRSKDLSGKIICCGVSTIIALQSFINICVATGLMPNTGTPLPFVSYGLTSMVSLYLGMGIVLNVGLQSSEYRDLQKISKKEEYL, from the coding sequence ATGATAAAACAGTATAAGCTGCGATTTTACAATTTCAGACTGGTTATTCTGCTGCTGTCCATCAGTACCATTGGCGTTCTGTTAGTGGGGAGCGCGATGGAATCCTTGCGCAGTAAACAGTTAATGGGCGTTATTTTGGGGCTGATCGCCATGGTGATCGTCTCTCTGATGGATTTTAGCTGGATTTTGAACTTCTACTGGATCATGTATATTTTCAATATAGTGATGCTGTTGGGAGTGCGGATCTTTGGTTCCACAGCAGGTGGAGCGACGCGGTGGTTGAATTTAGGTTTCATTCAGTTTCAGCCCACGGAGCTGTCAAAGATCATACTGATTTTGTTTTTTGCAAAATTTTTTATGGACCATGAGGAAGATCTGAACACGGTCCGCACGATCGCGAAAGCTGCGCTCTTGCTTTTGGTCCCTTTGGTCTTGATCTGTATTCAGCCGGACTTGAAAAACACCATCACGGTGATCGTCCTCTTTTGTGTGTTGATTTATATGGCAGGACTCAGCTACAAGGTCATCGGAGGCGCGGTCTTGATTGCGGTACCGCTGTTGATTATCTTCCTGTCCATTGTGGTTCAGCCGGATCAAAAATTAATCAAGGATTACCAGAGAGATCGTATTATGTCCTGGCTGTATCCGGAGAACGAGGAGTATTCGGATGACATAGAACAGCAGAGAAACTCCATCATCGCAATAGGCTCCGGGGAGCTGACCGGAAAGGGACTGAACAACAACAGTGTCTCCTCAGCGAATAAAGGGAATTTTGTGTCACAGATTCAGACAGACTTTATCTTTGCAGTGGCAGGAGAGGAGTTGGGCTTTTTGGGCTGTGTGCTGATTATTCTGCTTCTTTTGTTTATCTGCTGGGAGTGTCTGAGGATGAGTCTGAGGTCGAAGGACCTCTCCGGAAAGATCATCTGCTGCGGGGTCAGTACGATTATCGCTTTGCAGAGCTTTATCAATATCTGCGTGGCGACAGGACTGATGCCAAACACAGGAACTCCCCTTCCTTTTGTCAGTTACGGTCTGACTTCCATGGTCAGCCTTTATCTGGGAATGGGCATTGTGCTGAACGTAGGTCTGCAAAGCAGTGAATACCGTGATTTACAGAAAATTTCCAAGAAAGAGGAATATTTATAG
- a CDS encoding D-alanyl-D-alanine carboxypeptidase family protein, with amino-acid sequence MRDRKERAKSSVPQKSSAAGASADIREEARRQRRIQKLRKRRLQNTIWMLLLLFLIGAGVVFLVYKFRGDTLKSLPVRYDSAREFSAVSSNLGKRAEAFASKLCVSEKGDTPMDAANLGEGQEGALFDLSSGEVLYSKDLYEKVYPASITKLMTAMLAFQSGKLDSTVTIQQEDLDLESGSQVCGFMVGDQVTLDQLVRCLLVYSGNDAASAIARYVGGSQEKFVAMMNDYAAKLGMTGTHFENPHGLHTENHYTTVYDIYLMLNEAMNYSEYLEIAQLSSYTANFEHADGSEASITLESTDHYLTGETTPPKDVTVLGGKTGTTSDAGNCLALLVQNAYGQPYVCIVMNASTKEILYQQMNTLLSQING; translated from the coding sequence ATGAGAGACAGAAAAGAGAGGGCAAAGTCCTCAGTTCCCCAAAAGTCGTCAGCAGCCGGAGCTTCCGCTGACATCAGGGAGGAAGCCAGACGTCAGAGACGAATTCAGAAATTGAGAAAACGAAGGCTTCAGAATACGATATGGATGCTGCTTCTTCTGTTTCTGATAGGAGCAGGGGTGGTCTTTTTGGTGTATAAATTCCGTGGAGACACCTTAAAGAGCCTGCCAGTCCGTTATGATTCTGCCCGTGAATTTTCAGCAGTTTCCTCGAATTTGGGGAAGAGAGCAGAAGCCTTTGCATCAAAGCTGTGTGTGTCAGAGAAAGGTGACACTCCCATGGATGCGGCAAACTTAGGGGAGGGACAGGAGGGTGCGCTGTTTGATCTTTCCAGCGGTGAGGTGCTCTACAGCAAAGATCTGTATGAAAAAGTTTATCCTGCCAGCATCACGAAGCTGATGACAGCCATGTTGGCATTTCAAAGCGGTAAATTAGACAGCACTGTGACGATTCAGCAGGAAGATCTAGACTTAGAGTCTGGCTCCCAAGTCTGTGGCTTCATGGTGGGAGATCAGGTGACATTGGACCAGTTGGTACGCTGCCTTTTGGTATATTCGGGAAATGATGCGGCCAGCGCGATTGCCCGTTATGTGGGTGGCAGTCAGGAGAAGTTTGTGGCTATGATGAACGATTACGCGGCAAAACTGGGAATGACAGGAACACATTTCGAGAATCCCCATGGGCTGCACACGGAGAATCATTATACCACAGTCTATGATATCTATCTGATGCTTAATGAAGCTATGAACTACAGTGAGTATCTGGAGATTGCCCAGTTGTCCTCCTATACGGCGAATTTTGAACATGCAGACGGCAGCGAGGCGAGCATCACCTTGGAATCCACCGATCACTATCTGACCGGTGAGACGACGCCTCCTAAGGATGTGACTGTCCTTGGCGGAAAGACTGGGACTACTTCTGATGCTGGAAACTGTCTGGCTTTGCTTGTGCAAAACGCGTATGGACAGCCATATGTTTGTATTGTCATGAATGCCTCCACCAAAGAAATTTTGTATCAGCAGATGAATACCTTGCTTTCCCAGATAAATGGATGA